The region tgtctcgtggaaatccatgaaacagacatgtattgcccgatccaccatggaatctgaattcatagcaTTAAATAAAGCTGCGGAAGAAGCtgaatggcttaaaaacttccttgaagatattccatgttggtcaaagcccgtgcctccagtgttaattcactgtgatagccaagccgctattgggagggcaaacagtggcctgtacaatggtaagtctcgataCATCcatcgacgacataataccgtgagacatttgatcacaacatgagtgattacaattgactacgtgaagtcattggataatctagcggatccgctaactaaagggttaaatcgtgatcaaatggataaattgctagagggaatgggtttgaaatccacaaactaaagaattgtcatagtggtaacccaaccatgatgactggagatcccaagaacttggttcaatgggaaaactaagctatgagaatTCGTGTGAACACTCATCTACATCTATTCCCTTGAGAgtaatagagtgttgaaaaaacttgcctagtggtgaggttaagtctatgacttttaatgatccctaaaggatctcgttgagatgaagttctcaaagagaccgaGTATGGAAAGATACTTAATGAgaaatcacctatgtaagtgtgaagtgtggtcgcttcaaaCAATatacttatgaatccaaagtggtgtccaaggcctgaaatggacacaaacgtgagaactgatgaggttgaggtgtttaagtgttaacatcattgtctcggtgcacgccgtggaggacTAGTTCAAGtcatcgcgctactagtccgcctgtgtatccgatggtgttgactatggatggttcaaagccaaaaactacatatccttacatacctcttgagggttgagcttgtgtctgcatacatatgcatttggcaatttccactcatgtgggggattgttggaatcgtgcttggtcaatgactttgactaataataaatgttacaagacatttaattttgtgaaattaaatgcaatagcgtcgatctatGTTCcaagtagatgaccgtagtatattcattttctcaaatctgattcccggtgagtgagaaataatatattaaaggtgttcacaataaagctaaaaatgagctatgagaaaaactaagggattaattaactaagtgttaattatcctacaccggggatgataaacttctttgataaagtatttaataagataaattattatgtgtaataattatcgtggaataagatgggtgacagagcccacacgcgcgcacgtgcgcaccaccgccgcccgcccgcgagcCGCGCACCGCGCACCGTGTCCCGTGTCCCATGCAccgggtgccttgtgccttgtgccttgtgcctttagaccaccccaaactccacgctatccccgacgggtcctggtccacgtcatgtttccactggaccccgacgcataacgggagacaaaaggtccccgctgaaCCCCGACGCATAATGGGAGACAAAatgtccccgatggaccccgtcgtgtagcatgtccaggggcgtcatgtctcttcagctcccaatggctagtgcaccGGTCAATAACCCCCGATGGTTACAGTCAAgtcatcatggcacacataatgactattgactccatcaatgcccctgcgggtggacttggcctataaataggcatgcatccattgcgtTATGTACAGAACATAcagaacatacacaagcattcttgcatacacgctctctccctctctgcataatcatcccgtcgaagctctgcccccgccttactcccgttcgccggagctctgctgctagcggtgctgctacttcagagacgaagcctttttatctttggggacaacACACCAAACCGTGAGCACTACcgaggcgtatctcgtcttgcggaaagatgactcctcgactcggcttaccactTTCCACAAGTTTTTCGTGTAATTTTTTCAGTTATTTCCGTGTAAATTTTCCTAgcttttccgtgtaattttcgcCACCAAGTTTGTATCTTAAATTTTTCAACAAACACATGGCTATATCAATCCGCAAATACATTAATATCAGTTGgcatcacaataaatattagtTTCTGACTCAATATCAGCTTCTTGCTTCATGAATATGAGTACTTAAATAGATATCAGTAATATGTTTTGTAATACCAACTAATATTAACATATCAAATACTCCATTCAtctgccattaggagtctcatttatgagcggcacgggttttaagaaatgtagaaaagtgtatggaaaaaaattagtgaaatagggtctcacttgtatatattagttttaaataaaatgtgagtgagtggAAGTGACcctattactatttatggtaaaagtgaacaaggactcttattcgcggacggactaaaatgaaaaaacgggactTCTATTCGTGGAAtgagggagtaattaataaaattttcaaattctcaaaactctaatttttaaaatttaacatggccatctatttaattaaatgttcCAATTACACGCTATATCTATATCGTAAATTAAAGATTATAAGAGAACTTAGTGTAACACTATGAAATAGTGGTGGGAGATTGTATCTCATTTCCTGCGTATTGCAAATTAATATAACTAGTAATGCTCGGAGAAGTTAATTAATTGCTGCAATTaaagtttttgaaatttttgtttttttttgctatATGATAAGGTGGTCATATTTATATGCAGACAATAGATACCCTCTATTTCTACGTGGCTCTCATGATAATCACATACGGAATTGGGTTACCGAAATCTAAACCATACAAAAATAAACTACTACTCTTCAATTCGCCTTATAACCCATGATCAGCAGTTCATTCACTTCTGTTAAAAGTCAAGTTTCGAAGACCAGAAAGATTTTTTTAACACGAACTGCAATAAAACTAATAGGACTTAATCAGTGCAAAAATGAAAGTGCCAAACTTAATCAATATCATGCAATCGCACTTAATTAATTTTGGGTTTAAACCatctttaaataataataataataataataataacaacaacaataatgTATAGTTTGAACTTTCAAGCACACTtttaaaatactcctatatactTCTCCATCCAATTCGAATTTTGAAtgtattttatatttgtaaagagaatgataattttatctttataaATGTATCATTTGTGTATAATAGATTAAATTTGGAGTATAGGATATTGAGTGCCGTATcatataaaatactactagttaTTATAATCACGTACTGGTAAACCATATATATGTGTGATGATTAAATTATGGCAACCattttgttaaataaatagaaaaattctGACTCAGTAGTCAGTACATCAACTTGGAAACACCTCACCTCAACTCAACTCATACTACGACTCAATTCTTAATTTTCCAAACTATGACTGTACATAAATCAGACACATTGACCATTCTCGTACGTCCAGCTATCGAATTTGACTATACaatcaaataaatttattttctcttatcgccatttaattaaataatatggaTATATGTATATCATGAATTACGAAAATCATGAAGGACATACACAGAGCATGCGCTACTTAGAAAAATTCAAACTCGTTATCTCcattatagtaataataatttgCATCACTAGTAGTAAGTAAATAGTAATACCGCTCTGAATTTATTGAAGTAATTAGTATATGTAGTAGAGTATTATTGAAAATGTTCCAGTCCAAACGGCAagtgtttttaattaaaatttaatttttcttgaCCAACGAAGCCAAAGTTGGCAGGCTAATCTGGCATTTTCTGCTTGAGAAATCGCGTCTTTTATCTACCCCTCCCTCTTTACTTTTTTGCTATAAAATGCTACAACAATCTCAGCACTAATAAACTACTTCTCCTTCAAATAATTAAACTACTTCTCCTTCAAATAATTAAACTacttgtctctctctctctctctcaacactCCTAGAAAGAGATACACAcacagagaaagagagatggcATCATCTTGTGGAGTTCTCAACAGCAGTTTCTTGCCTTTGCTCCACTCTGATGATTCCTCAACCTTGTTATCTCGCTCTACTGCAGCTCTCCCCCTCAAAAAGCTTAAGGTTTTTAAGTGATGATATTCATTTATAAGATTAATTGATCCAATTCTTTTGTTTAAcgatttatgttttgtttttttttgtcagTTTGCGGTGGTGGCAGCTCTTCAACACGACAACACGAACGACGTTGTTGCGAGCGGGGATGGTTTGACGAGGCAGAAAACGAGATCTCTGAATTTCACGGGAGAGAAGCCTCCGACGCCGATTTTGGATACCATCAACTATCCAATTCACATGAAAAACCTGTCCATCGAGGTAATAATAATTGCAGAATTAGAAATGCAACCACAGCCTCGTGTTTAACGTATTTACTTTGCAGGAGCTGGAGAGATTGGCTGATGAGTTGAGGGAGGAGATAGTGTACTCGGTGTCGAAAACGGGCGGGCATCTAAGCTCGAGCTTGGGTGTGTCGGAGCTCACCGTTGCGCTGCATCATGTATTCAACACACCAGATGATAAAATCATCTGGGATGTGGGACACCAGGCCTACCCGCACAAGATCCTCACCGGGAGGAGGTCCAGAATGCACACCATTCGACAAACCTTCGGCCTAGCCGGATTCCCTAAACGCGACGAAAGCGCCCACGACGCCTTTGGAGCTGGCCACAGCTCAACTAGCATCTCTGCTGGCTTAGGCATGGCTGTGGGGAGAGACTTGTTACACAAGGACAACCATGTGATATCGGTCATCGGAGACGGAGCCATGACCGCCGGCCAGGCGTACGAGGCGCTCAACAACGCAGGATTCCTCGATTCCAACCTCATCATAGTCTTGAATGACAACAAACAAGTCTCCCTGCCTACTGCCACCATCGACGGCCCTGCTCCCCCCGTCGGAGCCCTCAGCAAAGCCCTCACCCGTCTACAAGCCAGCAGAAAGTTCCGCCAACTCCGCGAAGCAGCAAAGGTAGATAGATCAGTCAAAATTCAGTATCAGTTGCTGCCTCAGTTACTACTTATACTAACTTAACATGGAAATGGAACAGGGCGTGACTAAGCAGATGGGAGAGCAGGCCCATGAGATTGCATCAAAGGTGGACACCTACATGAAGGGGATGATGGGGAAGCCCGGGGCCTCGCTCTTCGAGGAGCTCGGGATCTACTACATCGGCCCTGTCGACGGCCACAACATAGAAGATCTGGTATATATTTTCAACAAGGTTAAGGAAATGCCAGCGCCAGGGCCTGTCCTCATCCACATCATCACTGAGAAGGGCAAAGGCTACCCTCCTGCTGAAGTTGCTGCAGACAAGATGCATGGTGTGGTCAAGTTTGATCCCAACACTGGGAAACAGATCAAATCCAAATCTAACACCAAATCCTACACTCAATACTTCGCCGAGTCTCTGGTGGCCGAAGCAGAGGCCGACAACAAGATCGTGGCGATCCACGCAGCAATGGGGGGCGGCACGGGGCTCAACTACTTCCAGAAGCGTTTCCCGGACAGGTGCTTCGACGTGGGGATAGCGGAGCAGCACGCTGTCACGTTCGCAGCCGGGCTGGCAACAGAGGGGCTGAAGCCCTTCTGCACGATCTACTCCTCCTTCCTGCAGAGGGGATACGATCAGGTGGTTCACGACGTAGATCTTCAAAAGCTCCCGGTACGGTTCATGATGGACCGGGCGGGAGTGGTGGGGGCCGACGGCCCCACCCACTGTGGCGCCTTCGACACCACCTACATGGCCTGCCTGCCCAACATGGTCGTCATGGCCCCCTCCGACGAGCTCGAGCTCATGCACATGATCGCCACTGCCGCCGCCATCGACGACCGCCCCAGCTGCGTCCGATACCCCAGAGGAAACGGGGTCGGCGCGCCTCTCCCGCCTAACAACAAAGGAACCCCTCTGGAGGTACGGTATACGGCATAGCTTCTTCATTCAGTAAAAACACCCTCACATTATTAATAAATAcggttttattatttggtcaatcACAGGTTGGGAAGGGAAGGATTTTAAGAGAGGGGTCCAGAGTTGCAATCCTCGGATTCGGTACTATCGTGCAGAACTGTTTGGCCGCGGCGGAGCTTCTTAACGAGCACGGCATGTCTGTAACCGTGGCAGATGCGAGATTTTGTAAGCCACTCGATGGAGAGCTGATCAAGAAGTTGGTGCAGGAGCATGAGGTTCTCATCACTGTTGAAGAGGGATCTATTGGCGGATTCAGCGCACATATTTCTCATTTCTTGTCCCTCAACGGACTTCTAGACCGAAGCCTTAAGGTAAAAACACCTGTAATTACTACGACTCAACTACGTTGGGATAAttctaataattttatttttgggtATTGCAGTGGAGGCCAATGGTGCTACCAGACAGGTACATAGATCACGGGGCGCAGACGGATCAAATCGAAGAAGCCGGGCTCAGTCCGAAACACATTGCGGCTACGGTTGTGTCACTAATTGGTGGAGCAAAGGACAGTCTTCATCTAATCAACAACTTGTGAtcttaatttggtcaaaaagGGACATAGAATGGTGCCTGAATGCGACCACACAGCAGCAGTTGATATCCTCAGAGATTTTAGTGTTTTATATCTCATGTAATGTAATGTAAATATGGGGAAATATTGCTCTGTAAAACTCTAACCACACAAGTTGGGCGAGTTTTCTGAATAATCATTTAGGTGCCAACCTTATGTTTGTACACACAAATAATCACTCTCAtacttttattaaataaatttatttgttccaTTTTTTACATTTAGTGGTGGTGTTAAGTTACATGTTTAATTAGATTATCGTCATTCTTTATCGTTGTAGACATATTATATACTtgcaattattttaattgacaTCACTACTGCTACTAAGTCTAAATTAAcagttttttataaataattcagtactattttttttgtgcGTACAGCCAGCATAGCTTGTGCCAACTTAAAAAAGATGTAAGCCTCTTTTACCATTACAAACATTTTAAAATCAAGAACTTGCTTTCTTTAGAATTGTAAAAGGAAATTACATGTAGTATAACAACTTTAGAACTAGCCCAGCagaatactccctctgtctcttAATATGTGTCTcactttgactcggcacgaACCATTAATAGAAACTAAAATATCACATAATGGAGGACAAAGGGAGTACTTAAAATCAACACTATTTAaggatgacacgagttttaacgCACCAATTAATAAGGGACGAACCAAAATAGAAAACCGAGACATATAATGGAGGACAAAGGGAGTACTTAAAATCAATATCTAGCTGCAAActttaaaaaactaaaatatataGTAGCTGATTTGTGGATGAAAGTGACAATCAGCCTAAACTCAGTAATCCTAGTAAAAATTGTCAATTCATGCCAGCTTAGCTAGACTTGGTTATCCTAGTATGAACTCGATCAAATCATACAAAGTTCAGTGGACATGGTAATTTTGGCATGAACTGAGTCAACTTAGAAACGAATATCAAAAATGTTGAGCATATGATCAAACGAATTGAACGAATGAGAAATTAACTTATTTGagcttttcaaaaatttcttacAACATTAACCTATACACTCTGAGAGATTGTTCGGTTTACAAGATTGTGTATCTCGTGATTTAATATgcagtgtgtttggttcatgagattgaatctcacaactcaatcctagatgaataatcatgtgataattagtcatagtcaacctcatccaactaaaataatatcactacttaatcctagattatattttcatactattattttatctagcaaACCGAACACAACCTAACCCTGCATGGTACACGATACGACAAATCCAGATAATCAACAAAGTAATGTAGCTAAACTATGCGTATACATGGAGAACTTTATGAATGTGACATGATTGAAGATGATATTTCCCCCCTCGTTCATTCGATTCTTTTCGCATTCTTAATTATAGGTGCagtataatttatttacaaaataattcGTACAGTATATATTATAAATGTTATTCAAATATGttgcaaaaacaaaaaaaatgaaattaaagtaaaattatgatattgaGGGTCGGTCTATAGAAATTGTAATATTGATAACCAATTTAATTGACTAATTGTGTTAAATTGAGTTTACATTTAAAATTTAACGAACCCATTACTTTTTAGCTAAAATAGATCAAATCATAATGTTGAAATAAAGTTGTTTTGGATCAGAACTATAACACATCATTACATTCAGGATTAAAATTGGACTTTAATCATTGAggatatactactactactactaataataataataataataataataataactctTATCAGTAGTATTTTGTATctttaataaaattctaaaaaattgtAAGTGTCATGAAACTAGGGATATGATGATTAAGAAAATATAGTgaatgaatattttttaaaatactgtATTACACAACTTTCTCATTTTGAgattcttatttttttactattaaaaaaattaaataagtaaataaattttaaatcaatAAGTAATCATTAATTTAGGATTGAATTCTGCCAACCAAACTAACCGGTAAATTGAAG is a window of Salvia splendens isolate huo1 chromosome 3, SspV2, whole genome shotgun sequence DNA encoding:
- the LOC121795765 gene encoding probable 1-deoxy-D-xylulose-5-phosphate synthase 2, chloroplastic, with the protein product MASSCGVLNSSFLPLLHSDDSSTLLSRSTAALPLKKLKFAVVAALQHDNTNDVVASGDGLTRQKTRSLNFTGEKPPTPILDTINYPIHMKNLSIEELERLADELREEIVYSVSKTGGHLSSSLGVSELTVALHHVFNTPDDKIIWDVGHQAYPHKILTGRRSRMHTIRQTFGLAGFPKRDESAHDAFGAGHSSTSISAGLGMAVGRDLLHKDNHVISVIGDGAMTAGQAYEALNNAGFLDSNLIIVLNDNKQVSLPTATIDGPAPPVGALSKALTRLQASRKFRQLREAAKGVTKQMGEQAHEIASKVDTYMKGMMGKPGASLFEELGIYYIGPVDGHNIEDLVYIFNKVKEMPAPGPVLIHIITEKGKGYPPAEVAADKMHGVVKFDPNTGKQIKSKSNTKSYTQYFAESLVAEAEADNKIVAIHAAMGGGTGLNYFQKRFPDRCFDVGIAEQHAVTFAAGLATEGLKPFCTIYSSFLQRGYDQVVHDVDLQKLPVRFMMDRAGVVGADGPTHCGAFDTTYMACLPNMVVMAPSDELELMHMIATAAAIDDRPSCVRYPRGNGVGAPLPPNNKGTPLEVGKGRILREGSRVAILGFGTIVQNCLAAAELLNEHGMSVTVADARFCKPLDGELIKKLVQEHEVLITVEEGSIGGFSAHISHFLSLNGLLDRSLKWRPMVLPDRYIDHGAQTDQIEEAGLSPKHIAATVVSLIGGAKDSLHLINNL